The Spinacia oleracea cultivar Varoflay chromosome 2, BTI_SOV_V1, whole genome shotgun sequence DNA segment GTTTATAATTTCGGTCAAGTAATTTTGACATTTTGAATAGAGTTTTGGTTGGATCAATCTAGGTCGATTGGTCGACTTAATTCagtagatttcgattttaggtCGATTCGAAACTTAATTTATTTGGATGGACTAATGATGATATACAATTTATGCTAAACACATTGATTGTAGTGTCTATTCGTGGTTAGCCTTGTACAAATTGAGTTGCTTTACAATTCAAATTGAAAGTTTTTTTTCTTAGTGCGAATAAACCAGAAGGGTAATACAAATTATAAAATGaagattcgaacctgagacttATCTATCCAGGCCTCATTAACATTAGacacattttattttttggcTGCGAATGAACCATAAATGACAACACACCTATCCAACATCTATTCGTGATGAGCGTTGCACAATTCGAACAATTCGAACCGTTTACAATACGGATCGAGTAATTTATTCACTTTAGGTAGAGACCATAGAGTTTAGTTCTCGGGTTGAATAACTCGGGTCAAGTAACCGAGTACACCGTACAAGTCAGTTTAATCGGCTCTACGTAATTtcctttgaaaaaataaaattagaaattAGAAATTAGAAATTAGAAATTAGAAAAGTCTTTATGTTATTAATCCTTCGAAATTCTCATTTTCCTCGAAATGAAAGTCTTTAAACCCTTCaatctctctctctatataaaCAACCTCTCCCCTCATCTTCTCTCTTCACCGCACTCTTCTACCGCTTCATACTCACAACACTCTCTGCAATTCAGAATCCTCTCActagaaaaaacaactttctctctctaaaaaaaactcaaattagtTAGCAATGGCAGGAGCACTCATCGCCTCAATCTTCGCTCTCCTCGTCGTCTCCGCCGTTGCTCAATCCCCTACCGGAGCTCCCGCCGCCTCTCCAATGTCTCCACCTACCATGGCGTCACCTCCAATGGTGATGGCTACTCCACCAACAACCATGGCGTCTCCTCCCATGGTGATGGCTACTCCACCAACCGCAACCGCCACTCCTCCTATGACGATGTCTCCCGCTGCAACTCCCGCTGGTTCTCCAATGGCTTCACCACCTTCTCCAATCGCCGCCGCCGATACCCCCGCCTCTGGTCCATCTGTTGCCGCCGGTCCCGGTTCCGCCATGGGTCCCAGTGGTATGACTCCAGCCAATGCTCCCACCGCTGACAGCGCAAACGGTGCCGTTTTGAACAGAATCGCTTTCGGTGGATCTGCCGCCGTCGTCGTTTTGGCTTCCGTGTTGATGTTCTAGATCGAGAGATATCTTTTGATTTATTATCTCTTTCTccacttattatttttctagggttttaaAATTTAGTTTCTCGATTTGCgtatatttgtttatttttgtttaatttgacGGTGGCGTTTTGTTGGACGGTGGTGGTTATTGTTGCGATGGGCGGTGTAATTTGAGACTTTATTTTTACAGCCGATATTTCATTTGTTATTACTccctttattaattatttattattgttaaTTATATTACTCATTTATCGTTCTTAATTCCCTCTCTTTTCTCTTCAATTTCACTTGCATTTTATTAGCACTACTCTTTGTCCTATAATTGTAGTTTTCACTTCTATcgcatattaaatattattgttaattattacTCATTTATCGTTCTTATTTCCCTTTCTTTTCTCTTAATATTCACTTGCATTTTAGAAACACAACACCAAAAACACAACACCAAAACCCAACACAAAGTACAAAGTGGTTTAGATTAGAGAACAGCAGATTGAAAACACAACACCAAAACACAACACAAGTACAAAATGGTTTAGATTAGAGAACAACAGATTGAAAAAACAACACCAAAACACAACGCTTCGTACAAAAAGAACTAAGTAAGAGAGTTAAAAGACAGCTAACATAGAGATTGGGATGGGAAGAAAACCATGTGAAATGCCAAAAATGTCCAGTTAGGATAGTTCGTGCTAATTTGTTGGTTTTCtaagatttatttttaattaactttatttattttaaggtggtgaagaaaaaagaaaagataatggaacaattttactttttttttaatttttatttttctaacgGTTGGAAGAAAAAAGAAACAGGTGTCGTAGGTTGGAAGAGGTAATCCATGTGCTAGTGCtttttttttggcttttttgGCTTTTACGGGGTTGGGTTAGCTGGCTTCCTTAagagtattattttattattttatgaaattttttattcttttgtcactgaaaaaaaaaaaaaaaaaaaaaaggaaaaggaagaaTATTATAGCAACATCAAGACTTTACTAAAAGAGAAGAAGAATGATTCTTTTTTGCCCATTATTTAGGGTGCTGGAATTGGCAATTTACACCCTTTTTTCTTCAATTATGTAACTAATCTGTTACGAAAATGCgagattttgatttgatttgatttgattttgggTAAATTACTGGAATGTTGATCCAAAACCGTGTGTTGATTATGTTACTGTATAGTGTGGATTTGCCTTAACAGTAAATTCTcattattatatacatcaaatttTTATCATGTATACAAACTTTTCAAAAATACTGATCTACGATAATTTATTGTGTGGTGACCTAAAAGTGGAAGATTATCTGCACATGTTCTGTTCTTTTAGTTACCCTTATTGATGTTATTAGTTTTCTTTATTCTAGTTATATGTCGAGAAACGCGCTCTGGCCCATGAAACATCACACGTGGCCAAACTAAAAAAGGAACCTCACATGTGAGGGGAAGTGTTAAGatctgacccatgaaacatcacgtgtgacagtcccacattgataaaaaatgagagagttaatcacttaataaggccaatgggctactccccttattgccatatggttttaaggtggaacctcctttggacttgtTAAGTGGGCTCTCTCTCTTGATGACGGGTGCGGCCCAAACCCGTATTTAACATTATAAGTTaccttattttcaaggctattaactcaaatggtagagcaatgtaTAACATTGTACATGGTGTGGTCAAGCCCCGCATAGCCTACTACCTATATTATACTTGTGTGTTAGGGGGCATTTGGTTAGGGGTTttcaggaaagggaaagggaatgaaCTAGTATGAatccctttgttgttgtttgtttgccCTTTTTTGTCATTCCTTTtacccttttttatttttcacttACCCCCAAAAGCCTCTAACTTGATACCCTACCCTCCCCCCCAAGACTTTCCCATTCCCTTTCCCCCAACACCCACAAAATTGTTGACCACCACCATTGACCAACAATGTAACACCATCGAACACCTGAACCACCTTCACCGTCGATGCACCTTACCCCACCCACCCACCTTCGACCCTTTCCCGTCGACCACCCCACCCACTCAACCACCAGCGACTTCCACCCTTTCCGGCGACCACCCCACTCACCCACTATCGACTTCCACCCACCCTTTCCCACATCGTCAACCACCCTAGAACCACCATCCACGTCGACAACCACCAAAAACCACTCGAAAACCTACCCTAAGCAATCAAAAACCATCGTAACCCACCCCACATACTTCCCCATCAAGAAATTATGTATTTGTAAGGTTAAATTTGGCCATGAAAACTTCAGATCTGGAGTTTTCATGGCCAAATTTGACCATAAAGCATCAAATTCTACCATTTATGAACACGGTGAAACaaaaagagaagaaagagaGATATTAGAGCGACGACGGTGGCTGATGGAGAGCGGCCGAATGAAAATGTGGGGAGAGGGGCGGCCGGCGGAAGATGAGTGAGAGTGGCCGGAAAATAAAATGGCATAGATGTGGGGAGAGGGGGCAGGCGGCAACCATTAGAGGGAGGAAGAATGTGGTGGAAGATGGCTGGTGTGTTGGTGTGAGAAGGAAGAAAGTAATGGAACAAAACAAACAACTACTTACATAAAAGGGTTTCACATTCCATTCCTCCCCTTTTCCTTTGTTGAGTTCATTCCGTTTACCCTGTGCGAACCAAACGACCCCTTAGTATATtctgattgttggtattgtatTGTTCATAGTTATAAGTTGTTACAAGTATATCACTCTTGACCCGAGTCACTTCGTTGTTTATTAGGTTCACATTTTTCATTGATTATAGTCACATTTATCCTTGAGTAAGGTAACTTTAGTTCTCGAATAAAGTCATTTATATCTTTGGTTGGGTTCACTTTTATCGTTGGCTTGTGTCACTTTTACATACGAATGATAATTATTTTACATACGAAGTTGGATATATTAAGagaaaaatattgcattggaatcCGTATAAATAGAAGATATTACTTAATTATGAATGATAATGTATGTTTCGGACTTACCCTTGAGAATCTCTCCGTTATACTTAATCAGGAATGTACATTGCGGACTTGTCCTTAAAAATCTTCTCCGATGTACATGTACTTAATCATGTAGTACTCCGAATGATTTTTTGTTTGGTATAACGGCTGATTGGAAGGTGCAAACTTTATTGACgaattcaaacttgattttcatCTACGGTTGAATTCTGAACCTCTCTAGCTTAGACTGTTTATCACATTTCATTAGAGCTTAATATGTATTTTAAAGTGAGATTAGGTTAATTTTAATACGAATTACTTGATAATCTCTATTACATAAGTGAAGATATGAGTATGTGAGGGTTATTTTCGTAAAATACCTTTTGGTGTCCGCTAAGAATAGTCTATATGCACATTAAATATGAGTATGTTCCATAtagttatacttcctccgtaccacaatagatgcatcatttctcatttgtgcactattcatcaatcaaatttgaCAACCTTTCTTTCACTGTCGTGTAAGAAAAAACACAGTCAagtaagatcttgttaaatttgtATTATACAAGGATTCCAAAGATCAacgatttataatttttacttatacgcatttagagatattaatgttcaaataagCGCGTTGGCATACGTGCaatgagaaatgatgcatctattgtggaacAGAGGAAATATTAAACCTTCGAGTATCagataaaagaaaatatattcaaTCTTAGTTAAAACAAAACATAGTGTATTAAgaataaattttcaaactcatacCAAAATAATTTCATTCGTATTTCAAACTCATACTAACTCGTGAACTTACCCCCCGAATCATATTTTCTTTACTATGTACTTTACTATGTTGTGCTTTTATatcttatttttttcatttagaGCATGTACATTGCTATATGATTCTTCAATGAGCTCTCGCTACCATTATCTCTTTACAATGCACTCTCAAGAGCTCTTccacacaaaaacaaaaaaaaaaacaaaaaaaacaacatGGTAACAttgattagactttgtttgcttcgtctggtctgatttttctagtttctgaTCTGGATTAGactagtctagtctagtctagtaTGAATGTTTTATGTAAGTGCACTTTGTCTTTTCTGATCGATCTGATCTGATTTAATAAGCAAAACTGTAGTTCTTCGAAAGAGCTACTCCATTCAAGAATTTAAGGTAAGTTAATATAGGAAgtagtatatttattttatctttaattttatttctagCAAGTTAGTTATAAAGTAGTTAAAGTTTGTTAGAAGGTTGTTACAAGCTTTGTATATAAGCTACTATTGGGCTTGCTTCTAATTCAAGAAATTGAGTTAATAAACACAACTTTCTTcgattctctctctctctaaattcctaattctctCAAGgttcttcatggtatcagagcttcaATCTCGTTTCTGAGATTTAGGTTTTCGATTTTTGATCTGAAATTTGTGCATCACAACAGTTTCATATTACTTGATTTGCTGCGAAGTTTCTTGCTGATTGCGAAACTTCTTGCTCGAATCTGTGACTTTGATTGAGTTTGTTTGAGTTGATTGATGCAATGGCGACTGATGGATCTGAAACTAATAATGATTCTCATATGAACAATAGTGAAAATGGAGGTAATCTTGATCCTTATTTCATAGCAAATTCAGATAGTCCAACTGCTTCTCTGGTTTCTGTAGTTTTTAATGGCATGAATTTTATGCGATGGAAGAGAAATGTTATGAGAGCGTTAGTTGCTAAGAACAAAGAAGGATTTGTAAATGGTGGAATACTGAAACCTGCTGTGAATCACAAAGACTATCATAAGTGGAAACGTGCTGATTTTATGGTAGTAAGCTGGATTCTGAGTTCTATGAGCAATGAATTAGCTGATGATTTTGGTTATATTGATAATGCTGTGGAATTGTGGAAGGAATTGAATGAAAGATTTGGACAGTCTAATGGTCCTCTGATCTATCAGCTGAAAAAGGAAATTGATAGCTTAAATCAGGAGAACATGACAATTGTTACCTATTATGGTAAACTGAAGAAACTATGGGATGAGATGCAAAGTTTGAGAGCTTTTCCTACATGTGTGTGTGGAGCATTGAGTAGCTGTAGTTGTCAAATTTTGAAAAAGATGGCTGAATTTGAGGAAGAAGACAAGATGATGAAATTTTTGCTAGGATTAAATGGAGGATTTGAAGGCACTGTGACAAATGTGTTGGCTATGGATCCTCTGCCAAGCATAAATAGGGTGTTTGCCATTACTCAGCAGATTGAAAAGCAGAAAGAAGTCAACAATGGCAATGCTGAAGTCAATGCTATGAATAGCAGTGCTATGGTTGCTCAATCATACAGAGGTGGACAATCACAGAAGTACAGCAGTGGTAAGAAAGACTGGAAAGAAACCAAGAAAGAGAAGATGTTCAAGGTTTGTACTCATTGCAAAGGGAAAGGGCATACTGTTGATCAGTGTTTCAAGCTCATAGGATATCCTGATTGGTATAATACTATCAAGGCTTCTAAGGGGTCACAATATCAATCTGATGGAAGCAGAATGGCAGCTAATGTGAACTCTGCTTCTGATGTTGGAGATAGTCCACTTGATGAGAACTTATCTGGTTCTGGAGCTATGAGAAGTGAATTTCTGAGTGCAATTTGCCAAGAAGTCATGAAAGCAATGAAAACCAAGCAATCACATGGTGAGGATGTGGCTGGAACATCCAGTTCCTTTGCAAATTATGCAGGTATCATATCTCATTCTTTTAACTGTACTGTGAACAATGTGCTAAATGATTGCTTGTGGATTGTGGATTCTGGTGCTTGTGATCATATGACATATGATGAGAGTATTCTGATAAACAAAAGAACACTTCAGAAGGTGATTAAGGTTGGTTTGCCTGATGGTTCTCAAATGAATGTTGATACTATAGGTGATGTTATTTTAACTGATAAACTGATGCTGTGCAAAGTGTTATTGGTCAAAGGTTTCAAACACAATTTGTTGTCTGTTGGTAGATTGATTGAACAAACTGGTATTCAGGTTATATTTACTGGTGATGGGTATTGTTTCCAGAACCCTTCTAATTCAGTATTGCTTGGTGCTGGCACAAGGAAACAAGGTTTATACTATTTTACCAAAATCACAGATGTTAAAGGTGTAGAGGATGTTGCTTATGGTTGTAATGCAGCAGCTAATGTAGTAGAGGATGTTGTTACTGATATGCACACAAGTGTTTTTCCAAATAAAACTGCCACTAGTTTGTTTCAGTCTAAAGTTGATAACAGAAATAAACTAGATCTTTTGCATGCCAGATTAGGGCATCCTTCTTTGTCAAAAATGAAGTTTGTCAATGCTGCTTATTGTAAAGGTGTTACAGAATACAATTGTGCTGTTTGTTGTAGTTCTAAGCATCATAGATTTCCTTTCAACATTAGTTACAGTAAAGCTTCTGCTTGTTTTGAATTGATTCATTTGGATCTATGGGGACCTTATAGAGTTAGAAATCTGGATGGTGCAACATATTTTCTGACTGTCTTAGATGATCATAGTAGAGTAACATGGACTTTTCTGCTCCATAACAAAATGCAAGTGGAAAAGGTAGTTGCAGAGTTTATATCTATGGTTGACACACAATTTGACAAGAAAATCAAAAGAATTAGATCTGATAATGGCACTGAAGTGGTGAAAGAATCATGCCAAGCTCTATTTGCAAGCAAAGGCATATTACATGAAAAGAGTGTTCCATATGTTCCTCAACAGAATGGTAGGGTTGAGAGAAAACACAGGAGTCTTCTTGAAATTGCCAGAGCTTTGAGGTTTCATGCTGGATTGCCAAAGAAGTTCTGGGGAGAGTGCATTCTTACTGCTACTCATCTGATAAACAAAATTCCAGCAAAGGTGTTAGGGTGGAAATCTCCATTTGAGGTTATGTTTCAGAGTGTTCCTGTTTATGATACCCTAAGGGTGTTTGGTTCTTTATGTTTTGCTTATAACACTCAGCTCAAGAGGGATAAATTTGATTCCAGAACTAGGAGATGTGTGTTTCTGGGTTATCCTGCTGGTTACAAGGCATTCAAGCTGTATGATATGGACACTCACACTGTGTTTGTCTCCAGAGATGTGATATTTTTTGAAACTGTGTTTCCATACAAATCTTCTCAATCACCTAATTCCATAATCCCTGCTCCCATTCAGACAGTACAGTTTGGTACTGAACCTATTATTTCTCCTCCAAATGATTTCTTTGAATTTTCTTCTGAAACACAATCTTCATCTGAACCTAACTTGTCTCATTCTCCTATTCTATCTACAAATACTTCTCCACAAAATGCTTCTCACAATAGTTTACACAGTAATCACTCTCCTCATGATTCTACTCCCATTTTTAATCATGTCCCTAATTCTGCTAATCAGTCTCTTTCACCCATTATTGATACTCAATTACATATTCCTACCACTTCTGACAATCACACAATTGTTCCTCACAATGTTGTTAGACAAAGTACCAGAATCATTAAACCATCTACTGTGCTTCAGGATTTTGTTGGAGGATATATCCCTCACAGACATGTATCTCCTTCTTCTACTGAATCTCTTTCATTCACTGTGAATGATTGTTCTGCttatgttgatgatgatgatagttGGATAACTGATATGGTTTTCAGTTGTTCTGACACCTTGGATTCCTTAGCTTTTTCTGTTTTTCAATCTCCCAATGATCCTAAACATTACAACCAAGCTAAACATGATACTAATTGGTTGCTTGCTATGGACAAAGAGATTCAAGCTTTGGAATGCAATGATACTTGGGAACTAACTCAGTTACCCAAAGATAAAAAGGCCATTGGATCCAAGTGGGTTTACAGGACAAAACTTAATCCTGATTACTCCATAGACAGACATAAAGCTAGGTTGGTTGCTATTGGTTATCAGCAAGTTGAAGGTAGGGATTTTACTCAAACTTTTTCTCCTGTAGCTAAGTTGGCTACTGTGAGAATTGTTATTGCTCTTGCTGCTGTCAGAGGATGGGAATTGTATCAACTGGATGTTAATAATGCTTTCTTGCATGGCTATATTGATGAGGAGGTTTACATGAAACCACCACCTGGCTATCTTAAGGCTAAACCTGGTGAAGTTTGCAAATTGAAAAGGTCACTATATGGCTTAAGGCAAGCTTCTAGACAATGGAACAAAGAATTGAACAAATTTCTTAAGTCTTTGAACTTCCTGCAGTCCAAACAGGATTATTCTTTGTTTACAAGAACTCATAATGGAGAGTTTCTTGTAATCTTagtatatgttgatgatatactAATCACTGGCACTTCCAAAACCCAAATAGAAGAAGTGAAAGTTGCTTTGGATGTAGCCTTTACAATCAAAGATCTTGGTCACCTAGCTTACTTCCTTGGTATTGAAGTTCATAGAACTGATAAAGGTATCTTTCTCTCTCAGAGAAAATACATTCAGGATATATTGATTGATGCTGGTATGGAAAATTGTTCCACTGCACCTGCCCCTCTCTCTTGTGGATTAAAACTATCCATTGATGATGGTGATTTGCTTGATGAACCAGAAGTTTATAGAAGGCTTGTGGGTCGATTACTTTATCTGGGAATCACAAGGCCTGACTTGTCTTACAGTGTTCAGCATCTCAGTCAGTTTGTTCACTCTCCTAAAGTGCCTCATCTCAGAGCTGCTCTCCATGTTCTAAAGTACTTAAAAGGTACATTAGATAAGGGATTGTGGTATTCATCTGCTTCTGATACACAACTTTATGCATACAGTGATGCTGATTGGAGTTCTTGCCAATTTAGCAGCAGGTCTCTCAGCTCTTATGCTGTATTTCTTGGCAACAATTTAGTCTCATGGAAAACCAAAAAGCAACGCACTGTTAGTAAATCATCTGCTGAAGCAGAATACAGAAGCATGTCTGCCACTGCTAGTGAGCTTGTTTGGATTCAAGGATTACTTGAAGATCTTCAGGTTCACATTCCATTGCCTGTTAAATTATTTTGTGACAATACTTCTGCAGAACATCTTGCTCAAAATCCCATGTTCCATGAGAAGACCAAACATCTTAAAAGAGACATGCACTATGTTCGTGAGCAAGTGGAGGCTGGTTTCATTGAAACCTCTCATGTTCCTGGTTCCTTGCAGCTTGCAGATCTTCTTACTAAACCCTTAGCTTCTTCTAGACATCATCTATTGTCTGCCAAGCTTGGACTTGTATCTAAAGTCCAGCTTGAAGGGGGAGTATAAGAAgtagtatatttattttatctttaattttatttctagCAAGTTAGTTATAAAGTAGTTAAAGTTTGTTAGAAGGTTGTTACAAGCTTTGTATATAAGCTACTATTGGGCTTGCTTCTAATTCAAGAAATTGAGTTAATAAACACAACTTTCTTcgattctctctctctctaaattcctaattctctCAAGGTTCTTCAGTTAACATGGAGCAGTATAATCGTAAATGGATTGGGTCTGCGATAAGGGCCGCAAAGAACATCTAGAATGATGCTAGAGATTGACAGAGCACATGTCTCATGTCCCACTTGCGTATCAACGTTGTTGGGCTGACACAGACGCCTTCGATCGTATGTCCTTGGCCGTGggtctatttattcacattttgaCGGCCACAATACTTCATTTATGATAactaaagatggctgtgggtCCATCTGGGCGGGCTTCGGGTCGAGCATACGGGCCTGAACAGGCCCGATCAACTCCAATTTCACTCTGTATCATGCAGGCCGGGCCATAACTTTCAAAACAGGGCCCAGGCACATGGGACGTCGTGCTGACCGGGTCGGG contains these protein-coding regions:
- the LOC110803911 gene encoding uncharacterized protein, with the translated sequence MAGALIASIFALLVVSAVAQSPTGAPAASPMSPPTMASPPMVMATPPTTMASPPMVMATPPTATATPPMTMSPAATPAGSPMASPPSPIAAADTPASGPSVAAGPGSAMGPSGMTPANAPTADSANGAVLNRIAFGGSAAVVVLASVLMF